Part of the Quercus lobata isolate SW786 chromosome 6, ValleyOak3.0 Primary Assembly, whole genome shotgun sequence genome, ATTctatcaattaaattttaatgctaAAGTGTTTATATTACCTTGGCCTCGCCATTTGTTGTTTTAACGATGAGGCTTTAGGGAAGACTTGATGTTTTCCATTGTTGTTCGTCAAGTGATTGCATTTTGTGGAAAGGGAAAGTTAAAGCTCTAACCAAGAAGTTATTAATGGTGCAGAAGGACAAGCGGCTTTAGTCGGCCAATCAGAAGATCAAGACCGTGGCTGCCATGGCCGTCCAAGTGTTCCAGCTCACTGAAGAATACAATACTGTTTTGTTCAGCTAGTACTACAAAGGGTTTGAACTGTTGAGGAGGTACTTGGTGAAGCATGGTCCGGGGGTTGATTTGGAGAACTTCGACTTTAAGTCCATAAAGAAAAGGAGACTGACGAAGTTGCTCAGGCTATGATAATCGTCTTCTATTAATTGCTACGtgaactttttgttttttgtttgaccTTTGCCATATGGTCTACCTCCCTTAGCCTCGTCGAAGTGATCCATATCCTTTTAGGGGTCATACCACTTAGCTTGTCTTTTCAGGTGATTTACATCCATgtaaggaattttatcacttagccatttttagATGATATACATcaatttaaggaattttatcaagcggaaagcacattttagtccctacattttcaagctattcccattttagtccctacattttatttttaccgcttttaggaTCATGACCGTAAAATTATATGAAGAATAAAGGTTTTTTTAGCCTAGTTGTACCTTTGGCTTCCTCGAAGAGGTGAGCTCAAATTTGTCTAACCCACTCCTATGGAATGAGTGTATTTATATAAAGAAgattaaaatcaagttttatttAGAACTCTTCTACCTcacttaataactttttgttagtttaatattttaaaaataacatagTTGAATTATATATTCTCTATATTCTTAATACACAAGttaaatttttactattttttttgtccaaaactcCAAATAACCTCTTAGAGATATCAATCAGCTGGTAATTGATTACGTACAGTTCATCCCATATCCATCAGGCAAACAAAACATATTCCTAGCGTTATCAACGAGGGACTTCAGCCAAAAGTTTCTGAGTTTGTTTTCCTGTTAAATTTCAGTGGTTATTAAGTCTTTGACTTTTCTCCCTTAATTGAAGTATACCCcgtatcttttttttcttttttcttttttcttttttcttttttttttcttccagaAGGAAGTATTTTAACATATTCGTATCCAGAAGGAAGTATATTACTATATTCGtatcttatataaaattagagtttttgGCCCCTAATATTCTGCCatattgttattaaaaaaaaaaaaaaaaaaaagtctcccTGTCCTTCCACACTATCACACACTGCCTATCTTGGGCCACCTCTAATCTCTTCTATAAATTCAGTATCACACCCTCTATTCTCCTTGTCCCTCCCAAAGGCACATTCTATTGAAAGCCATACATTTTCCACATACTACAGTCTTATCGAAAGCCAAAGATGGCCAAGATTTTCGCTACCCTGTTTATGTTATCCCTTGTTCTCTGCTCCACGACTCTCACCTATGCTGCTCGTCCAGACCCAAAATCGAACATAGATGAAACCACATCCCAAAATGAGGTTGGTCCAATTTGTTTACATGTTTCTCACATTTTGAGTCTCTTAATAAATAGAATTTGTATTGGGTTTTACGAGTTTTGATTCATGGGTgctctgtatttttttttctttttttcttaataggTTGCGGCGGCACGTAATAGTCTTGAAGCATTGATTGAGAGCTGTCACATACATGGACTTTCGAAGGATGAGTGCTTAGAGAGGAGGACCCTGGCTGCCCATCTCGATTATATCTATACCCAGAAGGACAAGCCATGATccatgaaaaataattatgtacTACTTGTACAGTTTATGTGATGCTAATTATCACTACTAATAATATGACATTCTCTCCTCCTTTTGGATGAGTGATTCTCTCATTCCTAACTGTTTCTTTCTTACGAGTCGGGATGTAATTATTTGGAttataatatgtatatatatatgcccTATTATTATGTAACTTTTGCTTTAATATTATTGACATGTTATTGGTTTGTTTGCAAGTTTTCAGAGCAGGGACATCACCCCTGCTGCTATTCATACAGATTTCTTGGTACTAAAAtttctaccttttttttcaacccaaaaaaaaaaaaaaaaaaacaccctgTTGACATGTTATGAACAATTGTTTGTCAAAGGTTAATGATTATAAGAATTAGGGATTTAGAATAAGCACTTATAGGTTTAGgtataatattatataacaaAGTCTACATACCTCAACTTTGGTTTTCAATTCACCAATGACTTTttaatggtatcagagccatggatggtaggtgtatgagttttatttctttgcaattaagaagttactaggaattttattactacatagccactacttgctccttgttagtGTTGGTCAGCCTAAAGacttgttggcaaaccatagtttcgcgttggtcaacccctttgttgtagccgacggacaggcgttgtttgggtggtcccgcaatggagtttcccgaggaggtggtctCGATAGCAAGGAAACCAGTGGTTACtaatagttccgccagtaatCATTAATTGCTTAGAGAtaaaatgaatatgtttagtcgTTCATTATCTGTTGCTAAGACACACTTAGGTcaggcacacactaatttgaaCATGGAAAGTGATAAGATAGTTAATTCTGAAGAATATAGCATACAAGATATAGATAGAAATTTACTAGAATGGAATAAATGGAATATACCAACTGAAAAAACTGATAAAATCTACAGACAGACTACTTTTTCTAAATTATCTTTTTTGACAGATTACACCATAAAAACTGTTGAAAGAACTTACTCTTTATTTAATGAATATTAAACAATTCAGTTATTTTCAATAAACTCAATTGACAGACATAGagaaaaatatgcatttttacaTGTTGGTTTGGTTCAAGTAGCTGTTAAACCATTAACAAGAGAA contains:
- the LOC115950920 gene encoding phytosulfokines 3-like; protein product: MAKIFATLFMLSLVLCSTTLTYAARPDPKSNIDETTSQNEVAAARNSLEALIESCHIHGLSKDECLERRTLAAHLDYIYTQKDKP